In Acidobacteriota bacterium, a genomic segment contains:
- a CDS encoding SDR family oxidoreductase, giving the protein MRIAVVTGAAQGIGRTTAEVLAERGYALALFDLQGSEATAKAVRGMGTPEPPLDVRGDVSDAGAVAALAAAVQQRWGRADVLVNNAGISFIEPAEDLDAARARKVLEVNLLGPMLLSQAFGRMMLAAASGSIINVASVAGLKGIADRSVYNATKHGLIGYTRTLAVEWGGRGVRVNAVCPGWVKTDMDDTAQASGLYSDSDITNHVPMGRFALPEDVARAIAFLADPVESSFINGVALPVDGGWTADGSWQKLRLSKR; this is encoded by the coding sequence ATGCGGATTGCGGTGGTGACGGGGGCGGCGCAGGGGATTGGACGCACAACGGCGGAGGTGCTGGCGGAGCGGGGCTATGCGCTGGCGCTGTTTGACCTGCAAGGGTCGGAGGCGACGGCCAAGGCGGTGCGCGGGATGGGGACGCCGGAGCCGCCGCTCGATGTCCGCGGCGATGTCAGCGACGCGGGTGCGGTTGCCGCGCTGGCGGCGGCGGTGCAGCAGCGCTGGGGACGCGCGGATGTGCTGGTCAATAACGCCGGCATCAGCTTTATTGAGCCGGCCGAGGATCTGGACGCGGCGCGGGCGCGGAAGGTGCTGGAAGTGAACCTGCTGGGGCCGATGCTGCTGTCGCAGGCCTTCGGGCGGATGATGCTGGCAGCGGCGAGCGGCAGCATCATCAACGTCGCCTCGGTCGCCGGGCTTAAGGGGATCGCGGACCGCAGCGTGTACAACGCCACCAAGCACGGCCTGATTGGCTATACGCGGACGCTGGCGGTGGAGTGGGGCGGGCGCGGCGTGCGCGTCAATGCGGTCTGCCCGGGATGGGTCAAGACGGACATGGACGACACGGCGCAGGCGTCGGGACTGTATTCCGACAGCGACATCACCAACCACGTGCCCATGGGCCGCTTCGCGCTGCCGGAAGACGTCGCGCGCGCGATCGCGTTTCTGGCTGACCCGGTGGAGAGCAGCTTCATCAATGGCGTGGCGCTGCCGGTGGACGGCGGATGGACGGCGGATGGAAGCTGGCAGAAGTTGCGCCTGTCGAAGCGGTAG
- a CDS encoding BrnT family toxin, translating into MPVQTFTFEWDEAKAARNRRKHGVSLAMAASIFHDPHLLTTADLEHSATEERWFSLGMARNGALLAVAYSWTAQEPAIIRIRLISARRASRAEREQYEERL; encoded by the coding sequence ATGCCGGTGCAGACGTTTACATTCGAGTGGGACGAGGCGAAAGCGGCCCGCAACCGCCGCAAGCACGGCGTTTCACTCGCTATGGCCGCTTCCATTTTTCACGACCCCCATCTTTTGACCACCGCAGATCTCGAGCACAGCGCGACCGAGGAGCGGTGGTTTTCCCTCGGCATGGCCCGCAACGGCGCGCTCCTCGCCGTCGCCTACTCCTGGACGGCGCAAGAGCCGGCGATAATTAGGATTAGACTGATATCGGCTCGGCGGGCGAGCCGAGCCGAACGCGAACAGTACGAAGAGCGCTTATGA
- the cax gene encoding calcium/proton exchanger, giving the protein METGSIVVPEKRQLRTRRTQQSGKQQEGGQKATGHQAATTKNYFQCTVNAGVSKSNIILTGSRLLDLLLLAVVAAVVLALAGGSPLWIFILSALGLIPLAAVLGAATDLLAERLGPLAAGILQSTLGNASELILAIVALRAGLLEIVKASLTGSIISNLLLVLGLAMLFGGLRFERQTVNKSIAASNATMLFLAAVGLVVPAVFAWSVGGAPGAAAGIEHLSLWTAGVLIVLYGISLCFQLRLARRTGRVQASGRRGGVAVQLLAAVILIALLSELLVHELHIAQAAFHGTDLFWGGVVFALIGNAAEHGVAVIAALHNDMDLAMAIGAGSSLQIALLLAPALVFISLLLGHPMTLVFTGIEVVAVVLSTVMVGMIAADGETNWLEGSQLVAVYIILVVGFYFVPL; this is encoded by the coding sequence GTGGAAACCGGAAGCATTGTCGTGCCGGAAAAACGGCAGTTGCGCACCCGCAGGACTCAGCAGTCCGGCAAGCAGCAAGAGGGAGGGCAAAAGGCGACAGGTCATCAGGCGGCTACCACCAAAAATTATTTTCAGTGTACCGTGAATGCTGGTGTGAGCAAAAGCAACATCATCCTCACTGGTTCGCGGCTGCTGGACCTGTTGCTGCTGGCCGTCGTGGCGGCCGTTGTGCTGGCGCTCGCGGGCGGCAGCCCGCTGTGGATTTTCATTCTCTCCGCACTGGGGCTGATTCCTCTCGCTGCCGTGCTCGGCGCCGCCACCGATCTGCTGGCCGAGCGCCTGGGACCGCTCGCCGCAGGCATCCTGCAATCCACTCTGGGCAACGCCAGTGAACTCATCCTGGCCATCGTGGCGCTGCGTGCCGGTCTGCTCGAAATCGTCAAAGCCTCCCTCACCGGCAGCATCATCAGCAACCTGCTGCTGGTGCTCGGCCTCGCGATGCTGTTTGGCGGTCTGAGGTTCGAGCGCCAGACGGTGAACAAATCCATCGCCGCCAGCAATGCCACCATGCTCTTCCTCGCCGCCGTGGGCCTGGTCGTGCCTGCTGTCTTTGCCTGGAGTGTGGGCGGCGCGCCCGGCGCCGCCGCCGGCATCGAACACCTCAGCCTCTGGACCGCCGGCGTGCTGATCGTGCTCTACGGCATCAGCCTGTGTTTCCAGTTGCGGCTGGCGCGCCGCACCGGCCGCGTCCAGGCCTCCGGCCGCCGCGGCGGCGTTGCCGTGCAGTTGCTCGCGGCCGTCATCCTGATCGCGCTGCTCAGCGAATTGCTGGTGCACGAGCTTCATATCGCACAAGCGGCCTTCCACGGCACTGATTTGTTTTGGGGCGGAGTTGTGTTTGCGCTCATCGGCAACGCCGCCGAGCACGGTGTCGCCGTCATCGCCGCCTTGCACAACGACATGGATCTCGCCATGGCCATCGGAGCCGGTTCCAGCCTGCAAATCGCCCTCCTGCTGGCCCCCGCGCTGGTCTTCATTTCGCTGCTGCTCGGCCATCCCATGACCCTGGTCTTCACCGGCATCGAGGTGGTGGCGGTGGTGTTGTCGACGGTGATGGTGGGCATGATCGCCGCCGATGGCGAAACCAACTGGCTCGAAGGCTCGCAGCTCGTCGCCGTCTACATCATCCTGGTCGTCGGCTTCTATTTCGTCCCCTTATAA
- the folP gene encoding dihydropteroate synthase has product MRVPPRSFDAAPRAGVSAGIIEVVNYLRPNRAWRCGERIYTLGARTWVMAIVNLTPDSFYAASRLAPGEPEAVVRRCSEALEAGADIVELGAESTRPGSRPLSSEEEQARLLPALVAVRRALPEALLSVDTRHAKTAAAALDAGADIINDVVGGGDREMLPRLARTRCGIVLMHARGEFATMQKLPRLEDPLATVAAGLAAIAKRAADAGIGGERVMLDPGFGFGKNLDENFPLLAGLDRLHALGHALLVGVSRKSFLQRARESGPETRLAASLAAATAAVLAGAHMLRVHDVPATVEAARIADRVLITIRRAATRDVEAIAALLGASAHEHGGELTGPFRESRVAKWVAGSLPVLVAEQAGELQGVLVTSEPHARSSRAVAAMLAAYPARDGAYVYGPVCLAAGARGHGIAAALYTEVQRLLPGREAILFIREDNARSLRAHEKLGMGRVAGFQYDGAGFAVFSDIDSTEGRGAGRGRKPL; this is encoded by the coding sequence ATGCGAGTACCTCCTAGATCTTTCGACGCTGCACCCCGGGCCGGGGTTTCGGCTGGGATAATTGAAGTTGTGAACTATCTTAGGCCGAATCGGGCGTGGCGCTGCGGTGAACGGATTTATACGCTGGGCGCGCGGACGTGGGTGATGGCGATTGTCAACCTCACGCCGGATTCATTTTATGCCGCCAGCCGGCTGGCGCCGGGCGAGCCGGAGGCGGTGGTGCGGCGCTGCAGCGAGGCGCTGGAGGCGGGCGCGGACATTGTGGAATTGGGCGCGGAATCGACCCGGCCGGGATCGAGGCCCTTGAGCTCCGAAGAAGAACAGGCGCGCCTGCTGCCAGCGCTCGTCGCGGTGCGGCGGGCGCTGCCCGAGGCGCTGCTTTCGGTGGATACGCGGCATGCGAAAACGGCGGCGGCGGCGCTCGACGCGGGCGCAGACATTATCAATGACGTAGTCGGCGGCGGCGACCGGGAAATGCTGCCGCGGCTGGCGCGCACCCGGTGCGGCATAGTGCTGATGCATGCGCGCGGGGAGTTTGCCACGATGCAAAAGCTGCCGCGGCTGGAGGATCCGCTGGCGACGGTCGCGGCGGGACTGGCCGCGATTGCAAAGCGGGCGGCCGATGCTGGAATCGGGGGAGAGCGCGTCATGCTCGACCCTGGGTTTGGTTTTGGGAAGAACCTGGACGAGAACTTTCCGCTGCTGGCGGGACTCGACCGGCTGCACGCACTCGGGCACGCGCTGCTGGTGGGGGTTTCGCGGAAATCCTTCCTGCAACGCGCGCGGGAATCGGGGCCGGAAACGCGGTTGGCGGCGAGTCTGGCGGCGGCGACGGCGGCGGTGCTCGCGGGCGCGCATATGCTGCGGGTGCATGATGTCCCGGCCACGGTGGAAGCGGCGCGGATTGCCGACCGGGTGTTGATCACGATCCGGCGGGCGGCGACGAGGGACGTAGAGGCGATTGCGGCGCTGCTGGGAGCCAGCGCGCACGAACATGGAGGCGAGCTGACCGGACCGTTCCGGGAGTCGCGGGTGGCGAAATGGGTTGCGGGTTCCTTGCCGGTTCTCGTCGCGGAACAAGCAGGCGAGTTACAAGGCGTGCTGGTGACCAGCGAGCCGCACGCGCGCAGCTCACGCGCCGTGGCGGCGATGCTGGCGGCTTATCCGGCGCGCGACGGAGCTTACGTGTATGGGCCGGTTTGTCTGGCGGCGGGCGCGCGCGGGCACGGCATCGCCGCGGCACTCTACACCGAAGTCCAGCGGCTGCTGCCGGGCCGCGAGGCCATACTGTTCATCCGCGAGGACAATGCGCGCTCGCTGCGGGCGCACGAAAAGCTGGGGATGGGGCGCGTGGCCGGGTTTCAGTATGACGGCGCGGGGTTTGCGGTGTTCAGCGACATTGACTCGACTGAGGGGCGCGGGGCCGGGCGGGGACGCAAACCGTTGTAA
- a CDS encoding S1 RNA-binding domain-containing protein, with product MSDSAFSQPESPAVATDSASFAQLLAQFDKENESAGPAIGERRTGHVVNLREDVALVDIGAKAEGVLPLDVWREQGPGGELTPGVAIEVVVEGRDPEGSFKLSPFSPDRPRSLADARVAFAEGRVLRGKVTGVVKGGLTVDVGLHGFIPQSKSGVRNPDDMHKLVGQEVFCRITREPEEKRLVLDRRSLLEEQQATQQQQTLERIQQGDELPGTVTSLATYGAFVDIGGVDALLHVSDMSWTRVAEPAQALTLGQALTVKVLKIDREKKRISVGLKQLSPDPWAGVPERYPEGTRVRGVVTRTADFGAFVELEPGIEGLVHISEMSWSRRVHKPTDVVQVGEMVETVVLGVHRKERRISLGLKQALGDPWAEAETKFKVGTVVEGKVRNLQQFGAFLEIAEGVDGMVHIGDISNERLQHPSAVLKVGDVVRAQVLELDLPQRRLRLGMKQLIPTPFEEFVNAHQVGDELTARVVKAYPGRVQVDEGIEAACPTAAAPVRVIEEGSLAAKLAAVWKPAQAAAAKAAAEEPKGVQLKNGEVRKFRITRLEAERHQIEVEPV from the coding sequence ATGTCGGATTCCGCTTTTTCCCAACCTGAAAGCCCTGCTGTCGCCACCGATAGCGCCTCCTTTGCCCAGCTTCTGGCGCAGTTCGATAAAGAAAACGAATCGGCGGGACCGGCCATCGGCGAGCGCCGCACCGGCCACGTGGTGAACCTGCGCGAGGACGTGGCCCTGGTGGACATTGGCGCCAAGGCGGAGGGCGTATTGCCGCTGGATGTCTGGCGCGAGCAGGGGCCGGGCGGCGAGCTGACACCGGGCGTGGCGATTGAGGTCGTGGTCGAAGGGCGCGACCCGGAGGGCAGCTTCAAGCTCAGCCCGTTTTCGCCGGACCGGCCGCGCTCGCTGGCGGATGCGCGAGTGGCATTCGCCGAAGGGCGGGTGCTGCGGGGCAAGGTGACGGGCGTGGTCAAGGGCGGACTGACGGTGGATGTCGGACTGCATGGGTTTATCCCGCAATCGAAAAGCGGGGTGCGCAATCCCGATGACATGCACAAGCTGGTGGGGCAGGAAGTGTTTTGCCGCATCACGCGGGAGCCGGAAGAGAAGCGGCTGGTGCTCGACCGGCGCAGTCTGCTCGAGGAACAGCAGGCGACGCAGCAGCAGCAGACGCTGGAGCGGATTCAGCAAGGCGACGAGCTGCCGGGGACAGTGACGAGCCTGGCGACGTACGGCGCGTTTGTGGATATCGGCGGCGTCGATGCCCTGCTGCACGTCTCCGACATGAGCTGGACGCGGGTGGCCGAGCCGGCGCAGGCACTGACGCTGGGGCAGGCGCTGACGGTGAAGGTGCTGAAGATCGACCGCGAGAAGAAGCGCATCTCGGTGGGGCTGAAGCAGCTCTCGCCCGATCCGTGGGCGGGCGTGCCGGAGCGGTATCCCGAGGGCACGCGCGTGCGCGGGGTGGTAACGCGGACGGCGGATTTTGGGGCGTTCGTCGAGCTCGAGCCGGGCATTGAGGGGCTGGTGCATATCAGCGAAATGTCCTGGTCGCGGCGCGTGCACAAGCCCACCGATGTGGTGCAAGTGGGCGAGATGGTGGAGACCGTGGTGCTGGGCGTGCACCGCAAAGAACGGCGGATTTCACTGGGGCTGAAGCAGGCGCTGGGCGATCCGTGGGCCGAGGCGGAGACCAAATTCAAGGTCGGCACGGTGGTCGAGGGCAAGGTGCGCAATCTGCAGCAGTTCGGCGCGTTTCTGGAAATTGCCGAAGGCGTGGACGGCATGGTACACATCGGCGACATCAGCAACGAACGCCTGCAGCACCCCAGCGCGGTGCTCAAGGTGGGCGACGTGGTGCGGGCGCAGGTGCTGGAACTCGATCTGCCGCAGCGGCGGCTGCGGCTGGGGATGAAGCAGCTCATCCCCACACCGTTTGAAGAGTTTGTAAACGCGCACCAGGTGGGCGATGAACTGACGGCGCGGGTGGTGAAGGCGTATCCGGGGCGCGTGCAGGTGGATGAGGGTATTGAAGCCGCGTGCCCAACTGCCGCGGCGCCGGTGCGCGTGATCGAGGAAGGCTCGCTCGCCGCCAAGCTGGCCGCCGTCTGGAAGCCGGCGCAGGCCGCGGCGGCCAAGGCGGCTGCGGAAGAACCCAAAGGCGTGCAGCTCAAAAACGGCGAGGTAAGGAAGTTCCGGATCACGCGGCTGGAGGCCGAGCGGCACCAGATTGAGGTCGAGCCGGTTTAG
- a CDS encoding DUF433 domain-containing protein: MLKDKPVRQPRQRLEEFPTYTIPEAAQTLAIPTRTMFDWYGGRAPVLIPSAIIGTIRLLSYRDLEEAYRVHLLRTKYGFALQYLRRVMTYARRKFRTTHPLRRDDAIKVCMNDLVYHKQARGTHPREVVSIGSHPGQTIFAEVADLFSQRIVSGEFIYPWRYAARDSQTRPVSISPNIMSGRLVVVDTRIPVSTLAGMRRSGRDTTDIASEYGLNAEIVRQALTHFQIHQKTA, from the coding sequence ATGCTAAAAGACAAACCTGTCCGCCAGCCTCGCCAGCGGTTGGAAGAGTTTCCTACGTACACCATTCCGGAAGCTGCTCAGACGTTGGCGATCCCAACCCGCACGATGTTTGACTGGTACGGCGGCCGTGCCCCTGTTCTCATTCCCTCCGCGATCATCGGGACCATTCGCCTGCTCTCCTACCGAGACCTTGAAGAGGCGTACCGCGTTCACTTGCTCCGGACAAAGTACGGCTTTGCGCTTCAGTACCTGCGCCGCGTTATGACTTACGCCAGGCGTAAATTCCGAACGACGCACCCGCTCCGCCGTGACGATGCGATCAAGGTGTGCATGAACGATCTGGTCTACCACAAGCAGGCCCGAGGCACGCACCCCCGCGAGGTTGTCTCCATCGGTTCGCATCCGGGGCAGACGATATTCGCAGAAGTCGCGGACTTGTTTTCACAAAGGATCGTAAGCGGGGAGTTTATCTACCCGTGGAGATATGCTGCCAGGGACTCTCAAACGCGGCCGGTTTCAATCAGCCCGAATATCATGTCAGGCAGACTTGTTGTGGTCGATACACGAATCCCGGTCAGTACGCTGGCAGGGATGCGTCGGTCCGGCAGGGACACGACAGACATCGCTAGCGAGTATGGTCTCAACGCGGAAATCGTCCGCCAGGCGCTGACCCATTTCCAAATACATCAAAAAACGGCATGA
- a CDS encoding glycosyl hydrolase — translation MTRQFGIDGGAEQVVVLRMRQGGSLVMKNFSFRKMRFWIAVGGCGLVAALALGAGAQTVPVAQLTRALRWRSVGPYVGGRATAVAGIASEPNVYYVGTAGGGIWETRDAGRQWENISDRYFKTGNIGALAVAPSKPSIIYAGAGDSGDRNTVLTAGAGRGGVYKSRDGGTTWTQMGLADTGVISWIVVDPHNPDVVYAAAFGRVFAPDTERGVYKSTDGGTTWKKVLYVNDHTAAESLAIDPQNPQIVYATMWQVWRRAWALSSGGPGSGIYKTTDGGAHWSNITRSPGLPKGILGKVDIALAPSAPNVLYTVIQADYKPGLPGGLFRSENGGQSWTLMNDSLEVSQRAYYYGRVYVDPQDANTVYVPNVGVFVSHDGGKTLISLHPPHGDNHVFWINPDHPQDLIEGNDGGATVSLDGGKTWSSEDNQPTGQFYHANLDEQFPFHIYGAQQDEGSSEAPSAEAGGLIPAVWTRLAGGEECWVVPVPEKPWITYSCGYFSINSRENRRTGEVSEVSPWPDDKNGSAGNQMKYRWGWNHHAETTSPTNPKLFVLGANVLFETSDEGDTWKQISPDLTRNDQSKQDRSGGPISKDQTGEEMYDTISAVAFSPLSDQVIWAGSDDGLVHVTTDGGAHWSGVRPPELPTWAIITSIEPSHSEAGAAYLSASRYMWDDWKPYVFKTTDFGKHWTAITNGLPSDEYVNSVRQDPNDPDLLLAGTARTVYMSLNGGGQWMPLGLNLPPVRVNDIEIQPQQHAVVLATFGRAFWVLDDLQFLEQLRGAKAERDAAYLFRPQQAWLVKRSSFAFGRARVGGQNLAAGATVFFHLPANYNAATPVKLTFSNAAGAVIASVPLPEKPARGRFGRVRRAAKLRPGMNRFQWNLRYPDATDVNGILWSVNGASEPVGPEVVPGTYYVQLSYGDSQTPKQPLVVKLDPRLSTTQAQLEQRFALMMRIYDAENQLDGTLNQALEVQRQLAKAVAADPGATRAALQASYDGLSKQIGELVDLRIQSSEGGLMFRAMLHAWLTNIGKQVDQQFRAPTPGMAQVADLYIQQADAGVAGLKAELAKAKTALGN, via the coding sequence ATGACGAGGCAATTCGGGATTGACGGTGGCGCGGAGCAGGTCGTAGTGTTACGTATGCGCCAAGGTGGGAGCCTCGTCATGAAAAACTTTTCATTCCGGAAAATGCGGTTTTGGATTGCGGTCGGCGGCTGCGGGTTGGTGGCCGCGCTCGCGCTGGGAGCGGGGGCGCAGACCGTGCCGGTCGCGCAGCTTACGCGGGCGTTGCGGTGGCGGAGCGTGGGGCCGTACGTCGGCGGACGCGCGACCGCGGTGGCGGGCATCGCGAGCGAGCCGAACGTGTATTACGTGGGCACGGCGGGGGGCGGCATCTGGGAGACGAGGGATGCGGGACGGCAGTGGGAGAATATCTCCGACCGCTACTTCAAGACCGGCAATATCGGGGCGCTGGCGGTGGCGCCGTCGAAGCCCAGCATTATTTACGCCGGCGCGGGCGACTCGGGCGACCGCAACACGGTACTGACGGCGGGCGCGGGGCGGGGCGGGGTGTACAAGTCCCGCGACGGCGGCACGACCTGGACGCAGATGGGGCTGGCGGATACGGGCGTCATAAGCTGGATCGTTGTCGATCCGCACAATCCGGACGTGGTCTATGCAGCGGCATTCGGGCGTGTGTTTGCGCCGGATACGGAGCGGGGCGTTTACAAGTCGACCGACGGCGGCACGACCTGGAAAAAAGTTTTGTATGTGAACGACCACACGGCGGCGGAGAGTCTGGCGATCGATCCGCAGAACCCGCAGATTGTTTACGCCACCATGTGGCAGGTGTGGCGGCGGGCGTGGGCGCTCTCGAGCGGCGGCCCGGGCAGCGGGATTTACAAGACCACCGACGGGGGCGCGCACTGGAGCAACATCACGCGCAGCCCGGGACTGCCGAAGGGCATTCTCGGCAAGGTGGATATCGCGCTGGCGCCGAGTGCGCCGAACGTGCTGTACACCGTGATTCAGGCGGACTACAAGCCGGGACTGCCGGGCGGGCTTTTCCGGTCGGAGAATGGCGGCCAGAGCTGGACGCTGATGAACGACAGCCTGGAGGTTTCTCAGCGCGCCTACTATTACGGGCGCGTGTACGTGGACCCGCAGGACGCGAACACGGTGTATGTACCCAATGTGGGCGTGTTTGTGTCGCACGACGGCGGCAAGACGCTGATTTCGCTGCACCCGCCGCATGGTGACAACCACGTTTTCTGGATCAACCCCGACCATCCGCAGGATCTGATCGAGGGCAACGACGGCGGGGCGACGGTGTCGCTCGACGGCGGCAAGACGTGGAGCTCGGAAGACAACCAGCCCACGGGGCAGTTCTACCACGCGAACCTGGACGAGCAGTTCCCTTTTCATATTTACGGCGCGCAGCAGGATGAGGGATCGTCGGAAGCACCGAGCGCGGAAGCGGGCGGGCTGATTCCGGCGGTGTGGACGCGGCTGGCGGGCGGAGAGGAGTGCTGGGTGGTGCCGGTGCCGGAAAAGCCGTGGATCACTTATTCCTGCGGCTACTTCAGCATCAACTCGAGAGAGAACCGGCGCACCGGCGAGGTGAGCGAGGTCAGTCCCTGGCCGGACGACAAGAACGGCTCGGCGGGCAACCAGATGAAGTATCGCTGGGGCTGGAATCATCACGCCGAGACGACGTCGCCGACCAATCCGAAACTGTTCGTGCTGGGCGCGAACGTGCTGTTCGAGACGAGCGACGAGGGCGATACCTGGAAGCAGATCAGCCCCGATCTGACGCGCAACGACCAGAGCAAACAGGACCGCTCGGGCGGACCGATCAGCAAGGACCAGACGGGCGAGGAGATGTACGACACCATTTCGGCGGTGGCGTTCTCGCCGCTGAGCGACCAGGTCATCTGGGCGGGCTCGGACGACGGGCTGGTGCACGTGACCACCGACGGCGGGGCGCACTGGAGCGGGGTGCGGCCGCCGGAGCTGCCGACGTGGGCGATCATCACCAGCATCGAGCCATCACATTCGGAGGCGGGCGCGGCGTATCTTTCGGCTAGCCGGTACATGTGGGACGACTGGAAACCCTACGTCTTCAAGACCACTGATTTTGGCAAGCACTGGACAGCGATCACCAACGGCCTGCCCAGCGATGAATACGTCAACAGCGTGCGCCAGGACCCGAACGATCCGGACTTGCTGCTTGCCGGCACGGCACGGACGGTGTACATGAGTCTCAATGGCGGCGGGCAGTGGATGCCGCTGGGGCTCAACCTGCCGCCGGTACGGGTGAACGACATCGAGATTCAGCCGCAGCAGCACGCGGTGGTGCTGGCAACGTTCGGGCGCGCGTTCTGGGTGCTGGACGATCTGCAATTTTTGGAGCAGTTGCGCGGCGCCAAGGCGGAGCGCGATGCGGCGTATCTGTTCCGGCCGCAGCAGGCGTGGCTGGTGAAACGCAGCAGCTTCGCGTTTGGCCGGGCAAGGGTGGGCGGACAGAATCTGGCGGCGGGCGCGACGGTGTTTTTTCATTTGCCGGCGAACTATAATGCCGCCACGCCGGTGAAGCTGACCTTCAGCAACGCCGCGGGCGCGGTGATTGCGAGCGTCCCGCTGCCGGAGAAGCCGGCGCGAGGGCGCTTTGGCCGGGTGCGCCGGGCGGCGAAGCTGCGGCCGGGGATGAACCGGTTCCAGTGGAACCTGCGCTATCCGGACGCCACCGACGTAAATGGCATCTTGTGGTCGGTCAACGGGGCGTCGGAACCGGTGGGACCGGAAGTTGTGCCGGGAACGTACTATGTGCAGTTGTCGTACGGCGATTCGCAGACGCCGAAGCAGCCGCTGGTGGTGAAGCTGGACCCGCGCCTCAGCACGACGCAGGCGCAACTGGAGCAGCGCTTCGCGCTGATGATGCGGATTTACGACGCCGAGAATCAGCTCGACGGCACGCTGAACCAGGCGCTGGAGGTGCAGCGGCAGCTTGCCAAGGCAGTGGCGGCAGATCCGGGAGCCACGCGGGCGGCGCTGCAGGCGAGCTACGACGGGCTGAGCAAACAGATCGGTGAGCTGGTGGATCTGCGGATTCAGTCGAGCGAAGGCGGGCTGATGTTCCGCGCCATGCTGCACGCCTGGCTGACCAACATCGGCAAGCAGGTGGACCAGCAGTTCCGGGCGCCGACGCCGGGGATGGCGCAGGTTGCGGACCTGTACATTCAGCAGGCGGACGCGGGCGTGGCGGGATTGAAGGCGGAGCTGGCGAAGGCGAAGACGGCGCTGGGGAACTAG
- a CDS encoding NAD(P)/FAD-dependent oxidoreductase, which produces MHASRHAIVVGSGPNGLAAAIVWAQAGGSVTVYEAEPEIGGGARTAELTLPGFHHDVCSAVHPMAVSTSFLPSLPLEEYGLEWIHPPLALAHPLDDGTAVLVERNGERTAERLGEQDEPNYRRLIAPVVKDWSAIEAGAFRPLHWPAQKMPLARFGLRAMKPARSLAEKIFLSAPARALFAGLAAHSMIPLEERGSAAIALILAAAAHRGGWPIARGGSQAIADAMAAYLKSLGGEIITGQRIASLADLPAARAIFCDVSPRALVVLCGKRLPASYARKLQQFRPGPGVVKLDWALRGPIPWTAAECCAAGTVHVGGTLQEIASSEGRSCARDYPQVSEQPFVLVSQPSLFDASRAPEGRHTGWAYCHVPNGYAPADGGAEMAARIEAQMERFAPGFSKLILARSVRLPATLELYNANLLGGDIGGGRNSLGQILFRPTRRGYSTPIPGVYLCSASTPPGGGVHGLCGAQAARRALADLS; this is translated from the coding sequence ATGCACGCCTCGCGCCATGCAATTGTGGTCGGCTCCGGCCCCAACGGTCTCGCCGCAGCCATCGTTTGGGCGCAGGCGGGCGGCAGCGTCACGGTCTATGAAGCTGAGCCGGAAATCGGCGGCGGCGCCCGCACCGCGGAGCTCACGCTGCCCGGCTTTCACCACGACGTCTGCTCGGCCGTCCACCCCATGGCAGTCTCGACCTCGTTTCTGCCGTCCTTGCCGCTCGAGGAATACGGCCTGGAATGGATTCACCCCCCGCTCGCCCTGGCGCATCCGCTCGACGACGGCACCGCGGTTCTGGTTGAGCGCAATGGCGAGCGTACCGCCGAGCGCCTGGGCGAACAGGATGAGCCTAACTATCGCCGCCTGATCGCGCCCGTGGTGAAAGATTGGTCGGCGATCGAGGCCGGAGCATTTCGTCCCCTCCACTGGCCCGCGCAGAAGATGCCGTTGGCACGCTTCGGCCTTCGCGCCATGAAGCCTGCCCGCTCGCTCGCCGAAAAAATCTTTCTCTCCGCACCCGCCCGCGCGCTCTTCGCCGGCCTCGCCGCCCATTCCATGATTCCGCTGGAAGAGCGCGGCAGCGCCGCCATCGCGCTGATTCTCGCCGCCGCGGCCCATCGCGGCGGCTGGCCCATCGCGCGTGGCGGCTCGCAGGCCATCGCCGACGCCATGGCCGCCTACCTCAAATCCCTCGGCGGCGAAATCATCACCGGCCAGCGCATCGCCTCGCTCGCCGATCTGCCCGCCGCGCGGGCCATCTTCTGCGACGTCTCGCCCCGCGCGCTGGTCGTGCTCTGCGGCAAGCGCCTGCCCGCGAGCTACGCGCGCAAGCTGCAACAGTTCCGTCCCGGCCCCGGCGTCGTCAAGCTCGACTGGGCGCTCCGCGGGCCCATTCCCTGGACCGCAGCCGAGTGCTGCGCCGCCGGCACCGTGCACGTCGGTGGCACGTTGCAGGAAATCGCCTCTTCGGAAGGCCGCTCCTGCGCCCGCGATTATCCCCAGGTCTCCGAGCAGCCCTTCGTGCTGGTCAGCCAGCCCAGTCTGTTCGACGCTTCGCGCGCCCCCGAGGGCCGGCACACCGGCTGGGCCTACTGCCACGTGCCCAACGGCTATGCCCCGGCCGACGGCGGCGCCGAAATGGCCGCCCGCATCGAAGCCCAGATGGAGCGCTTCGCCCCAGGCTTCAGCAAACTAATCTTGGCGCGCAGCGTCCGCCTGCCCGCCACGCTCGAGCTGTACAATGCCAACCTGCTGGGTGGCGACATTGGCGGCGGCCGCAACTCGCTCGGCCAAATCCTGTTCCGGCCCACCCGCCGCGGCTACAGCACCCCCATTCCCGGCGTCTACTTGTGCTCGGCTTCAACGCCGCCCGGCGGCGGCGTCCACGGCCTGTGCGGCGCCCAAGCCGCCAGGAGGGCCCTTGCGGACCTGTCGTAA